In a single window of the Papaver somniferum cultivar HN1 chromosome 8, ASM357369v1, whole genome shotgun sequence genome:
- the LOC113302910 gene encoding protein trichome birefringence-like 19 codes for MKQIRLIKILFIRMINIVRDTPKFILLATSSILVLFTIIPLYYPNLISYSSSSWSDLKLGCDIFRGEWIWNPEATYYTNVTCNYIHDHQNCMKYGRPDTDFLKWRWKPNDCELPIFNPVQFLELLRGKSMAFVGDSVGRNQMQSLMCLLSKVENPVEVSANDEWHFKRWKYTNYSFTVSTFWTPYLVRSEQEEVNGPTNSGLFNLYLDEFDLKWTTKLHEFDYVILSAGHWFYRPAMFYENGKLVGCFYCLRDGVKDFPMSYGYAKAFQTAFKAINSSPKFKGKTYLRTFAPSHFEDGTWNQGANCLRKKPFKSNETQLEPKGLSLYNAQMEEYRVAKEEGKKTGKRFRLLDTTQAMLLRPDGHPSSYGHWPQENVTLYNDCVHWCLPGPIDSWSDFLLEMLKLDK; via the exons ATGAAGCAGATTCGCTTGATTAAAATCCTTTTCATTAGAATGATCAATATAGTTCGAGATACACCAAAATTCATTCTTCTAGCAACATCATCAATCCTAGTTCTTTTCActataattcctctttactatccTAATctaatctcttattcttcttcttcctggaGCGATTTGAAACTGGGATGCGATATTTTCCGGGGAGAGTGGATTTGGAATCCAGAAGCAACATATTACACAAACGTAACTTGTAATTATATTCATGATCATCAGAATTGTATGAAGTATGGCCGGCCTGATACTGATTTCTTGAAATGGAGGTGGAAGCCAAATGATTGTGAATTACCTATCTTTAATCCGGTTCAGTTTCTGGAGCTTCTTAGAGGGAAATCGATGGCATTTGTTGGAGATTCTGTTGGAAGAAATCAAATGCAGTCGTTGATGTGCCTCCTATCTAAG GTGGAAAATCCAGTAGAGGTTTCAGCAAATGATGAGTGGCATTTTAAACGATGGAAGTATACCAATTACAGCTTCACTGTTTCAACTTTTTGGACACCTTATTTAGTAAGATCTGAACAAGAAGAAGTAAATGGACCGACAAACAGTGGCCTCTTCAATTTATACCTAGATGAATTCGACCTAAAATGGACAACTAAGCTACATGAGTTCGACTATGTAATCCTCTCTGCTGGACATTGGTTCTACCGTCCCGCTATGTTTTATGAAAATGGGAAGCTAGTAGGCTGCTTTTATTGTTTGCGCGATGGTGTCAAAGATTTCCCAATGTCTTATGGCTATGCAAAGGCATTTCAGACGGCATTTAAAGCGATAAACAGTTCACCAAAGTTTAAGGGTAAGACGTATTTAAGAACATTTGCACCTTCGCATTTTGAAGATGGAACGTGGAATCAAGGGGCAAATTGTCTTAGAAAGAAGCCATTTAAGAGTAATGAAACTCAGTTGGAACCTAAAGGTTTGTCCTTGTACAATGCTCAGATGGAGGAATATAGGGTGGCaaaagaagaagggaagaagaCGGGAAAGAGATTTAGGTTACTCGATACGACACAGGCAATGTTACTGAGACCAGATGGACACCCAAGTAGTTATGGGCATTGGCCACAAGAGAATGTGACTTTGTataatgattgtgttcattggtGTCTGCCTGGACCTATTGACTCATGGAGTGATTTTCTACTGGAGATGTTGAAGTTGGATAAGTGA